TTTTATTTACTTAGAATCCTGAAATTTTCATCTGCATAATTACTATTACGTTCCTTGAATATCATAATGTATGAAAACGTAAAAAATATATCGTGATTTTTTGGTTGTTTAGTTAATTAAATTATACTTTACTTATTGGTTTTATCAGATTAAAATCGGAGAAAGAATTATTATAAGTGATGAGCTGATTGGACAACCGAAAGCTCCTGAACGTGATAAGCGAACAGGAGCTTTTTGCGTTCACTTGGAAAAAGGAGTTGGCAAGATGAATATTGATCATATTGAAGCTTTTATGTATGTTGTTCACCTTAATAGTTTTCATAAAGCCGCAGAGGCAATGTTTTTATCACAGCCAACGGTTTCGGCAAGAATTAAGACGCTTGAGAGTGAACTCGATTCAGTACTATTTGAGAGGCAAGGAAGAGGGATTATTTTAACCGAAAAAGGGAAAGCCTTCATTCCGTTTGCGGATCAAATTATTCGTACCTTTCACCAGGGGAAAAAGCAGTTGAAAAGAGGAAGCGAACTGGAGGAAATAACGATAGGGGCTAATATCATTACATCGCAATACTTTATTCCATTTGCTCTTCCTCTATGGAAAAAGGAAAACCCCAATTTACGCTTTAAATTTATTTCAGCAACAAATGATGCATTAATGGAAAAATTGCTTCAGAAACAGGTTGATATAGCCTTTATGAAGGATGTTACACATAGCGGTCTGCAAAATTACAAAACCCTTGATAATTCGATTCGTTTAGTCGTGTATCCAGGACATCCATTTCAACTTCGAACTGGGCTTACAGTACAGGAATTAGCAATGGAGCCGTTGGTATTTTTTGAGTGTGGTGCGTTTGACTGGAACCACGTTCATAAAATTTTTGAAGTATCCAATGTAGAGCCTCGCATTGAATTTCAGGTTGATCACCTGGAAGTGGCGAAGTCGCTAATTCTTAGCAGAAGCTGTATCGGATTTTTACCGTACTTATGTATTAAAAAAGAGTTAGAACAGGGAAATTTGATTGAAGTGGATGTGTCACATTTAATCAAGATAAAGCAGCACATCCATCTGACGCATTTAAATCACGGGATGGAATCCCCTTTATTATGGAAAGACATTCTTTTATCGATTCGGAAATTTGAGAAAAACCCTCAGCAATTACAGTTACAATCGAATTGATAGATATTTTCTATCAATACAATATTTTTTTCTATTAGTAAAACCATTGCCATTAGCATGTTCTAGATGATAGGATATGTCAAAATATAATTATTCACATAAGTAAACTTTGAATTAAAGCGGAGGAGAGAATATGAGTTATAAGCTTGGCATTTTAGACCAGAGCCCGATATTTCCAGGAGCTTCAGCATTTGATGCACTACAACAAACCATTAATCTGGCTAGACATGCAGAAGAGTGGGGTTATACCCGTTTCTGGGTATCGGAACATCATCATGCCGAACAGTTGGCGGGGTCCTCCCCGGAAGTATTGATTTCTTATTTATTAGCCCAGACAAAATCGATTCGGGTAGGGTCCGGAGGAGTTATGCTTCAGCATTATAGTCCATATAAAGTGGCGGAAAACTTTCACGTATTATCGAATCTTTCGCCAGGCAGGGTAGACCTTGGCATCGGAAAGGCACCAGGTGGCCTTCCCTTATCAACGAAGGCGCTACAGTTTGGAACTGTGAATGATGGAAAAGATTTCGAAGAGCGGTTATCTTTCCTCCGAGAAATAATCGAAAATTCAGTTAATGAAACTCACCCGCTTGCAGGCATTCAAGCGACACCTCTCCCTTCCAAAAAGCCTAAGATGTTTCTGCTTGGTGCAAGTGCTGACAGTGCCAGGCTAGCAGCCGATCTTGGTATAGCTTATGTATTTGCTCGATTTATCAATAGTAATGAGACTGTACTCGAAGATGCTTCACGCATTTACCAAAGTATCTATCCAGCTGGGAGCTTTAAGGTATCGGTTTCAGTGATTGCTGCTCCTTCACAACAAGAAGCAGAACAGTTAACAGGTGACCAGAAGATTGTGAAAGTTCATCTCAAAAGCGGTCGTTCTGTCACGGTCCAAACACTAGCGCAAGCAGAGTTATTCGGGAAGCAGTCTGGGGAGCCTTACGAAATAGAAGAACAAGATTCCAATATTATTGCTGGAACTCCTTCTTATGTAAAAGAAGTCTTAGCAAATTTACATGAAAAGTACGGGGTAGATGAGTTTATCCTACATTCGCCGATTTTAAAGGAAGCAGAAAGGTTCAGATCTTTTCGATTGTTGAGTCCACTTCAATTAGTCTTATCTGAAGAGAAACACGTTACGAGCCAAAATTAAAAAGACTTCAGCAATTAGGGAAGTTGGTGGATGTCAGCAAAGCTGAAAACCGATTAATTAAAGGAGGAGTATTGATGTCTGAGCAGAGAAAGTTGAAATTTGGAGCGCTTGTTCATGGAGTTGGAGGGAGTATATCTGGTTGGAGACATCCAGACATTCAAGCAGATGCCAGTGTTAGTCTTGAATTTTATAAGGAGCAGGCCCAGAAGGCTGAAGAGGGAAAGTTCGATTTACTTTTCATTGCTGACGGATTGTTTATCAATGAGAAGTCAATACCGCATTTCTTAAATCGATTTGAACCACTTACCATTTTATCCGCACTCGCTGCTTTCACATCAAGAATAGGGCTTGTCGGAACAGTTTCCACCTCATACAGTGAGCCATTTACTGTAGCTCGGCAATTTGCTTCACTTGATCACATTAGTCAAGGTCGTGGCGGATGGAACCTTGTTACTACCCCTCTTGAGAGTACGGCCTTGAATTATAACAAAACCATTGAAGAACACCCTGATCATGCCAAACGCTATCGGATAGCATCAGAATATATACAAGTCACCAAAGGACTTTGGGATTCATGGGAGGATGACGCGTTTACTCGGGATAAAGAGTCCGGTGAGTTTTTTGATCCTTCAAAAATGCATCAATTAAAGCATAAAGGAGAATTTTTCTCCGTGCAAGGACCACTCAACATTGCCAGATCTAAACAGGGGAGACCTGTCGTTTTTCAAGCTGGTTCATCAGAAGCTGGCAAAAATTTTGCGGCTAAAGAAGCGGATGCAATCTTTACTGGTCAACCAACATTGGAAGATGCAAAGATTTTTTATCAGGATGTAAAAAACAGGGCTATTGCATTCGGGAGAAATCCTGATGAAATTGTTATTCTGCCAGGTATCGCGCCAATCATTGGTGCAACTGAGGAAGAGGCGGAGCACAAATATCAAGAACTCGCTAACCTAGTTTCTATAGATAAGGCGCTTGACTATTTGGGACGCTACTTCGATCATCATGATTTTTCCCAATATGAACTGGATGCACCTTTCCCAGATCTCGGAGACATCGGAAAAAACAGTTTCCGAAGTACGACTGATCGAATTAAACAGGAAGCGAAGGAGAAACAGTTAACGCTCCGTCAAGTAGCACTTAAGGAGACAACACCCCGGACTTCTTTCATTGGAACTCCAGAGAAAGTAGCGCATTTGATTCAGCAATGGTTCGAAGAGAAGGGGGCGGACGGATTTATCTTTTCTTCAAGTGTTCCAAATGCTTTAAGTGACTTTGTAGACTATGTGGTTCCTATCCTTCAAAAAAGGGGAATATATCGTACTGAATATGAAGCAGAAACCTTAAGAGGCAACTTGGGGCTTCCATTCCCGGAAAATCGTTATGCGAAAGAAAGCATTAATCAATGATTGAAGAATCAATTTAAAAATTGAAGGAGGAATAAGAAATGGGAGAAGCGTTATCTGTCGTCGTTTGGTCAAAACAAGGATGTCACTATTGCGAGGAGGTTAAACAATACTTAAAAGAAAAGGAGATCGCTTATCAAACGGTGGATGTTACCAATCATGATGATCGGCGAGATATTTTAGAAATCAAATATGGTGTTCGATATGTGCCCATTATTGAAATTGGGCGAGGTAGTGTATATGAGAGCGTTACGGAAATTGGAATTCCTCATCTTGAAAAATTACTTAAACGTGTACAATAACAAAAAATCATGCGTTAAAATCTAAGTCTATAAGTATGACTGATTGAATTAAGGAAAGATTGCAGAAATAAATCCGACTATTCTTGTGTAAATAATAAGTTATAGAAATGGGGAGTTAATCATGACACAGTTAATCCGTCTTGCCACTGTAAAGGATGCTCCAGAAGTGCTAAACGTCACACTTCGGGCTTATGAACCAATCAGAGAATTGAATATTAACTTTCTTGCTGCGACAGCCGATTTACAGCTAGTGACGAATAATATTAGGCGGAATCTCACTTATGTTTTAGAGCAGCAGGGCCAAATTGTTTCCACTGTGACAGTTCGTCATCCATGGAATGATCCTGATCATTTCAGTCCGTACCCATTCATTTGGTGGTTTGCAGTCGACCCCCTATACAAACAAAAAGGTTTTGGCTCGACTTTGTTAACCTGGGTGGAAGAAAATGCACTTCGGAAACAGGTGAAAGCGCCGGCTGTCTATTTGGCGACAGCTGAACGTCACCCTTGGCTAGTTTCCATTTATGAAAGAAGGGGCTATGAGATTTTTGCTGAACGGGATCACGATGGAGAAAAAATTGTGTATCTTCGTAAAATTCTAGATGAAACGTTGTATCGCATTATTGAAAATAAAGAACCAATTGTTAGTAATTAAAAACGTACGGGGGAATTGAGATGAAAAAAACATTACTAATTGTTATGGCACTGCTACTAACTTTTTTAGGAGCTTGTTCTTCAAAAGAAACAACGAGTACAGCAAAATCTGGGGATTCAAAAGATAAAAAAGTTCAGAAAATCATTGTTGGAACAGGGACGCAATTCCCTAATATTTGCTTTTTGGATAAGAATGGTAAGCTAACAGGGTATGATGTCGAGTTGGTTCGTCAAATCGATGAAAAGCTGCCTGAATATGAATTTGAATTTAAAACGATGGAATTTTCTAATCTATTATTAAGTTTAGAAACGAACAAAATAGATTTTGTTGCTCATCAAATGGAAGTGAATGATGAACGGGAAGAAAAATTTCTATTTAATAAAGAACCCTACAATGTCTTTCCGCTTCAAGTTACAGTTCATCAGGACAACAATGATATCCATTCCATTAAAGATCTAAAAGGAAAAAAAGCGATAGTGAGTGCAACGAGCAATTCTGCAGTTTTTCTTGAAAAGTATAATAAAGAAAATAATGCCGGTATTGAAATAGTCTATTCTGGCCAAGGCACAGATGATACGAAGAATCAAATCAAAACTGGTCGGGCGGATGCTACCATTACTACACCATTTGCAGTCGACTTCTTAAATAAACAAGCAGATGCACAGCAAAAGGTTGTGGGTGAGCCGCTTCTTAATTCAAAAGTATACTTTTTGCTAAGAAAAGACGAAACGCCTTTACAGAAGAGAATTGATGAAGCACTTGTGGAACTGAAAGAAGAAGGGGCAGTTAGCGAACTAAGTAAAAAGTGGCTGGGCGCCGACTATTCAGTGGGATTTTAATTAGATAGTAGTAAGCGCGGAGGTGCTAAAGCATGGGGAAAGCATTTGATCCTTCATTAATCGTCGATTTCATTCCGACGTTAATATATTATCTTGGCGTAACATTGAAAATTCTGGCAGCATCCGTTTTATTAGGAATGGTCATCGGGATAGCGGCAGCCATCCTGAGATTATTTCGTATCCCTGTTTTGAATCAAATAGTCATTTTGTATATTTCATTCATTCGGGGAACGCCTATTTTAATACAATTATTTCTAGTTTTTTATGGACTGCCTGCAATCCTTATATTCATTAATATTGATATTTCAAGAATGGATGCTCTGTATTTTGTCATTATTACGTATGCATTAAGTAATGGGGCGCATTTCGCAGAAATATTCCGAGGAGCAATTAAGGCTGTCGATTATGGGCAAACGGAAGCAGCCTATTCTGTTGGCATGAATAATAGTCAAAGTTTTTTTCGAATTGTGCTTCCTCAGGCAATAAGGATTGCTTTTCCGAATATCGCAAACTCTATTATCGGATCCTTGAAGGATACCTCACTTGCCTTTACCATCGGCGTAATGGATATGATGGGGAGGGGAGAGACATTGATTGCCGCAACTGCACATGCTCTCGAAGTCTATCTCTCATTAGCCGTTATCTATTATGCAGTCGTGCTATTGTTCGAGAAAATATTCAGACTTTATGAAAACCGCATTAATCGGCATCAAACTGTTGAAGTGTCTGTTACTGGATAACAAAGAGAGGAGGGAAGGACTTGACGATTGATATACCATTCATTTGGACTGCTTTTAAGGAGATTATTAGAGCACTTCCAATCACACTTATCTTAACGATTCTTCCTCTTCTTGCAGGTTTTATTATCGGTCTCACTGTTGCCTTGATAAGGATATATAAAGTGAAATTTCTAAGTAGAGTTGCAAATGGATATGTTTCCTTCTTTAGAGGAACACCGATTATCATGCACATCATGCTCATTTATTTCGGTTTTCCATTATTAATCGATCAAATTTCTAAAAAGTTTGATTTGGGTATTCAATCTAATTCCATTCCGATCATTTTATTTGTCTTAACCGCCTTATCGTTGAGTGCGGGTGCCTATTTATCGGAAATATTCAGATCGGGAATTATCAGTGTCTCCAATGGCCAAATGGAGGCAGCCTATTCCGTGGGCATGAATTCGTTTCAAGCCATGACGCGAATTGTTTTGCCACAGGCCATTGCTCAGTCCATCCCGAATTTCACGAATATTTTCATTGGATTCTTGCATACGTCATCCATTGCTTTCGTTGTATCGCAAAAAGAAATGACAGGAGCGGCCAATATTGTTGCATCCACCAATTTGAAATTTTTGGAGTCATTTATCGCTGCTGGTTTAATTTATTGGGGCCTCACAATCATTGCAGAGGGGCTTTCGTTTTTAATTGAGAAAAAGGCCACTGCCTATAATCGAGGAGGAGTACAATGATTTATTTAAAAGAAATAAAAAAATCATTTAACCAGCAGCCCGTTTTAAAAGGAATTAATTTGAAAATAGGCAAGGGAGAAGTAGTTACCATACTTGGACCGAGTGGATCTGGGAAAACAACCTTGCTTAGGTGCTTGAACTTTCTCGAGAAACCGGATGAGGGAATTGTTCAAGTGGGGGATATAAAGGTGAAGTCTAAGAAGGCGACCAAAAGGGAAATCCTATCCCTTAGAAGACAATCGGCAATGGTTTTTCAGCATTATAACTTATTTGCTCATAAAACTGTTTTGGAGAATGTAATGGAAGGGTTAATTGTTACAAAAAAATATAAGAAAGCTGAAGCGAAACGGGAAAGTGAGCTGTTATTGGAAAAAGTAGGTTTGGGAGATAAGCATAACCATTTCCCTTCGCAATTGTCAGGAGGGCAACAGCAACGTGTTGGAATTGCCAGGGCACTTGCTTTAAATCCGGAGGTCATTCTATTTGACGAGCCAACGTCGGCACTCGACCCTGAGTTGGTTGGGGAGGTGCTTTCTGTCATAAAAGCAATTGCCCAGGAAGGCATCACGATGGTGATTGTAACCCATGAAATGAGTTTTGCTAAAGAGATATCGGATCGCGTTCTTTTCATGGATGGCGGGGTCATTGTTGAAGAAGGGTCACCATTGGAGATTTTCAATGCTCCAAAGGAAGAACGAACACGACAATTTTTAAACCGGATATCAAGAGATTATTCCTTATCGTTATTACAAGAAAAGGCCAATTAAAGGAAGGGGCCAAGGAGGACGTATGATTAATACAATCGTAGTCGATGAATTGATTGAAGAAGATAAAGAGACGGTGCGCCGTTTATTGGTTGAAAGTTATCAACAATATGAACATGAATATTCGAACCCGGAAGCCTGGGAAGGGTATTTAAAAAACATTCAATCTTCCGTGGATAATCCACATG
The DNA window shown above is from Peribacillus sp. FSL P2-0133 and carries:
- a CDS encoding GNAT family N-acetyltransferase — protein: MTQLIRLATVKDAPEVLNVTLRAYEPIRELNINFLAATADLQLVTNNIRRNLTYVLEQQGQIVSTVTVRHPWNDPDHFSPYPFIWWFAVDPLYKQKGFGSTLLTWVEENALRKQVKAPAVYLATAERHPWLVSIYERRGYEIFAERDHDGEKIVYLRKILDETLYRIIENKEPIVSN
- a CDS encoding amino acid ABC transporter substrate-binding protein, with product MKKTLLIVMALLLTFLGACSSKETTSTAKSGDSKDKKVQKIIVGTGTQFPNICFLDKNGKLTGYDVELVRQIDEKLPEYEFEFKTMEFSNLLLSLETNKIDFVAHQMEVNDEREEKFLFNKEPYNVFPLQVTVHQDNNDIHSIKDLKGKKAIVSATSNSAVFLEKYNKENNAGIEIVYSGQGTDDTKNQIKTGRADATITTPFAVDFLNKQADAQQKVVGEPLLNSKVYFLLRKDETPLQKRIDEALVELKEEGAVSELSKKWLGADYSVGF
- a CDS encoding amino acid ABC transporter permease, producing the protein MGKAFDPSLIVDFIPTLIYYLGVTLKILAASVLLGMVIGIAAAILRLFRIPVLNQIVILYISFIRGTPILIQLFLVFYGLPAILIFINIDISRMDALYFVIITYALSNGAHFAEIFRGAIKAVDYGQTEAAYSVGMNNSQSFFRIVLPQAIRIAFPNIANSIIGSLKDTSLAFTIGVMDMMGRGETLIAATAHALEVYLSLAVIYYAVVLLFEKIFRLYENRINRHQTVEVSVTG
- a CDS encoding amino acid ABC transporter ATP-binding protein, producing MIYLKEIKKSFNQQPVLKGINLKIGKGEVVTILGPSGSGKTTLLRCLNFLEKPDEGIVQVGDIKVKSKKATKREILSLRRQSAMVFQHYNLFAHKTVLENVMEGLIVTKKYKKAEAKRESELLLEKVGLGDKHNHFPSQLSGGQQQRVGIARALALNPEVILFDEPTSALDPELVGEVLSVIKAIAQEGITMVIVTHEMSFAKEISDRVLFMDGGVIVEEGSPLEIFNAPKEERTRQFLNRISRDYSLSLLQEKAN
- a CDS encoding LLM class flavin-dependent oxidoreductase; translation: MSYKLGILDQSPIFPGASAFDALQQTINLARHAEEWGYTRFWVSEHHHAEQLAGSSPEVLISYLLAQTKSIRVGSGGVMLQHYSPYKVAENFHVLSNLSPGRVDLGIGKAPGGLPLSTKALQFGTVNDGKDFEERLSFLREIIENSVNETHPLAGIQATPLPSKKPKMFLLGASADSARLAADLGIAYVFARFINSNETVLEDASRIYQSIYPAGSFKVSVSVIAAPSQQEAEQLTGDQKIVKVHLKSGRSVTVQTLAQAELFGKQSGEPYEIEEQDSNIIAGTPSYVKEVLANLHEKYGVDEFILHSPILKEAERFRSFRLLSPLQLVLSEEKHVTSQN
- a CDS encoding LysR family transcriptional regulator; this translates as MNIDHIEAFMYVVHLNSFHKAAEAMFLSQPTVSARIKTLESELDSVLFERQGRGIILTEKGKAFIPFADQIIRTFHQGKKQLKRGSELEEITIGANIITSQYFIPFALPLWKKENPNLRFKFISATNDALMEKLLQKQVDIAFMKDVTHSGLQNYKTLDNSIRLVVYPGHPFQLRTGLTVQELAMEPLVFFECGAFDWNHVHKIFEVSNVEPRIEFQVDHLEVAKSLILSRSCIGFLPYLCIKKELEQGNLIEVDVSHLIKIKQHIHLTHLNHGMESPLLWKDILLSIRKFEKNPQQLQLQSN
- a CDS encoding LLM class flavin-dependent oxidoreductase; this translates as MSEQRKLKFGALVHGVGGSISGWRHPDIQADASVSLEFYKEQAQKAEEGKFDLLFIADGLFINEKSIPHFLNRFEPLTILSALAAFTSRIGLVGTVSTSYSEPFTVARQFASLDHISQGRGGWNLVTTPLESTALNYNKTIEEHPDHAKRYRIASEYIQVTKGLWDSWEDDAFTRDKESGEFFDPSKMHQLKHKGEFFSVQGPLNIARSKQGRPVVFQAGSSEAGKNFAAKEADAIFTGQPTLEDAKIFYQDVKNRAIAFGRNPDEIVILPGIAPIIGATEEEAEHKYQELANLVSIDKALDYLGRYFDHHDFSQYELDAPFPDLGDIGKNSFRSTTDRIKQEAKEKQLTLRQVALKETTPRTSFIGTPEKVAHLIQQWFEEKGADGFIFSSSVPNALSDFVDYVVPILQKRGIYRTEYEAETLRGNLGLPFPENRYAKESINQ
- a CDS encoding glutaredoxin is translated as MGEALSVVVWSKQGCHYCEEVKQYLKEKEIAYQTVDVTNHDDRRDILEIKYGVRYVPIIEIGRGSVYESVTEIGIPHLEKLLKRVQ
- a CDS encoding amino acid ABC transporter permease produces the protein MTIDIPFIWTAFKEIIRALPITLILTILPLLAGFIIGLTVALIRIYKVKFLSRVANGYVSFFRGTPIIMHIMLIYFGFPLLIDQISKKFDLGIQSNSIPIILFVLTALSLSAGAYLSEIFRSGIISVSNGQMEAAYSVGMNSFQAMTRIVLPQAIAQSIPNFTNIFIGFLHTSSIAFVVSQKEMTGAANIVASTNLKFLESFIAAGLIYWGLTIIAEGLSFLIEKKATAYNRGGVQ